CGGTCAAAGGCTGACCGCGCGTACTCCGCAGAAGGAGGGCCGTTCCCGGTATGACCACCAGCACTCCCCGTTTCGGCGTCAACTACACGCCGAGCCAAGGCTGGTTCCACCACTGGCTGGACTTCGACCCGGACCAGATCCGGGCCGACCTGGACTCGATCGCCGCGCTCGGCCTCGACCACCTCCGGGTCTTCCCGCTCTGGCCGCTGTTCCAGCCGAACCGGACGCTGATCCGGCCCCGGGCGGTCGAGCAGCTGGTGCAACTGGTCGACCTCGCGGGCGAACGCGGGCTCGACGTCGCGGTGGACGGGCTGCAGGGCCACCTGTCCAGCTTCGACTTCCTGCCCGCCTGGACCGCGACCTGGCACCGGCGGAACATCTTTACCGACCCCGAGGTGCTGGACGGTCAGACCCGCTACCTGCACACCCTGGCCTCGGCGTTGGCGGAGCGGCCCAACTTCCTCGGGATGACCGTCGGCAACGAGATCAACCAGTTCTCCGGCGACCCGCACCCCGACCCGGACCGGATCACCCCCGAGCAGGCGGATGCCTGGCTGCGCCGGATGATCGACGCCTGCGAGCGGGGCGCGCCGGGACGGCTGCACCTGCACGCCGAGTACGACGCGTGCTGGTACCAGGACGACCACCCCTTCACCCCCGCGCAGGCCGCCAGGATCGGCGCGGCGACGGCGGTGCACTCCTGGGTGTTCAACGGCACCGCCCAGCGCCACGGCGCCGGTTCGGTCGCGGTCGGGCAGCACGCGGCCTACCTGATCGAGCTCTCCAAAGCCTGGGCCCAAGACCCGGCCCGGCCGGTCTGGCTCCAGGAGGTCGGCGCCCCGGAACCGCACATCCCACCGGACGGGGCGGCCGACTTCGTCCGGACCACGGTGGCCGGCGCCCTCGACTGCCCGGAGCTGTGGGGCATCACCTGGTGGTGCTCGCACGACGTGTCCCGATCGCTCGCCGACTTCCCCGAACTGGAGTACAGCCTCGGGCTGTTGACCAACGACCGACGGGTCAAACCGGCCGGCCGGGCGATCGCGCGCGCGGTCGAGGAGGTCCGTACGGGCTGGCGGTCCCCGGCGCCGCGCAGCACCGCCCTGGTGCTGGACCTGCCGGAGGCGGCGGCCAAGCGTTCGACCTGCGCCCCCGGCGGCGCGTTCTTCGAGGCGTTCATGCGGCTGACCGCGGCGGGCGCCAGACCGGCCGTGGTGCTGGCCGGGCAGGCCACCGACCCCGCGCACCTCGCGGCGCGCGGCATCACCGCGCTGGTCGCGGTCGAGGATGTCGAGCAGAGCTGAAGTTCCCTCCGTCACCGAGTAGTTCATGGAGTGTCTGTCATGCATGATGACCGGAGTCTGGTCGAGTCCCGGCTCAAGCGGGTGCTCGCGGAGCGGATCCGCCCGGCGATGTACCCCGAGTCGGTGCCGCTGGAGGTCGGGATCTGGACCGCGCCGGA
This genomic interval from Kitasatospora gansuensis contains the following:
- a CDS encoding glycoside hydrolase 5 family protein, with amino-acid sequence MTTSTPRFGVNYTPSQGWFHHWLDFDPDQIRADLDSIAALGLDHLRVFPLWPLFQPNRTLIRPRAVEQLVQLVDLAGERGLDVAVDGLQGHLSSFDFLPAWTATWHRRNIFTDPEVLDGQTRYLHTLASALAERPNFLGMTVGNEINQFSGDPHPDPDRITPEQADAWLRRMIDACERGAPGRLHLHAEYDACWYQDDHPFTPAQAARIGAATAVHSWVFNGTAQRHGAGSVAVGQHAAYLIELSKAWAQDPARPVWLQEVGAPEPHIPPDGAADFVRTTVAGALDCPELWGITWWCSHDVSRSLADFPELEYSLGLLTNDRRVKPAGRAIARAVEEVRTGWRSPAPRSTALVLDLPEAAAKRSTCAPGGAFFEAFMRLTAAGARPAVVLAGQATDPAHLAARGITALVAVEDVEQS